One window of Cuculus canorus isolate bCucCan1 chromosome 10, bCucCan1.pri, whole genome shotgun sequence genomic DNA carries:
- the TAF9B gene encoding transcription initiation factor TFIID subunit 9B isoform X2 — translation MEPAKMASPKSAPKDAQVMAQILKDMGITEYEPRVINQMLEFAYRYVTTILEDAKIYSSHAKKSSVDADDVRLAIQCRTDQSFTSPPPRDFLLDIARQKNQTPLPLIKPYSGPRLPPDRYCLTAPNYRLKSLQKKVSSSAGRITVPRLSVGAVSSRPSTPTLGTPSAQTVSVSAKVGTPVSLSGQRFTVQIPSSQATVKSATPTTPTVQNVLINPSLIGPKNILITTNMVSSQTTASESNPLKRKHEDDDDYDNL, via the exons ATGGAGCCGGCCAAGATGGCGTCACCCAAGAGCGCGCCGAAAGACGCGCAG GTGATGGCGCAGATCCTGAAGGACATGGGCATCACCGAGTACGAGCCGCGCGTCATCAACCAGATGCTGGAGTTCGCCTACA GGTACGTCACTACTATACTGGAAGATGCAAAAATTTACTCAAGCCACGCAAAGAAATCCAGTGTGGATGCAGATGACGTAAGGCTGGCAATCCAGTGTCGGACAGACCAGTCATTTACCTCTCCCCCTCCGAGAGAC TTCTTGTTAGATATTGCAAGGCAGAAAAACCAGACGCCACTGCCATTGATAAAGCCTTATTCGGGGCCCAGGCTCCCACCTGACAGATACTGCTTGACGGCTCCCAACTACAGGCTGAAATCCCTGCAGAAGAAG GTCTCTTCCTCTGCGGGAAGAATAACTGTCCCTCGTCTGAGCGTCGGTGCGGTGAGCAGTAGGCCCAGCACTCCGACCTTAG GGACACCTTCGGCACAAACAGTGTCCGTCTCGGCAAAGGTCGGCACTCCCGTGTCGCTGAGCGGGCAGCGCTTCACTGTGCAGATCCCGTCTTCCCAGGCAACAGTCAAGTCAG ccacACCAACTACTCCAACTGTTCAGAATGTTCTAATTAATCCTTCGTTAATTGGACCAAAGAACATCCTCATCACTACAAACATGGTGTCATCACAGACAACGGCTAGTGAGTCAAACCCCTTGAAAAGGAAGCACGAAGACGACGATGACTATGACAACTTGTAA
- the TAF9B gene encoding transcription initiation factor TFIID subunit 9B isoform X1 has protein sequence MEPAKMASPKSAPKDAQVMAQILKDMGITEYEPRVINQMLEFAYRYVTTILEDAKIYSSHAKKSSVDADDVRLAIQCRTDQSFTSPPPRDFLLDIARQKNQTPLPLIKPYSGPRLPPDRYCLTAPNYRLKSLQKKQVSSSAGRITVPRLSVGAVSSRPSTPTLGTPSAQTVSVSAKVGTPVSLSGQRFTVQIPSSQATVKSATPTTPTVQNVLINPSLIGPKNILITTNMVSSQTTASESNPLKRKHEDDDDYDNL, from the exons ATGGAGCCGGCCAAGATGGCGTCACCCAAGAGCGCGCCGAAAGACGCGCAG GTGATGGCGCAGATCCTGAAGGACATGGGCATCACCGAGTACGAGCCGCGCGTCATCAACCAGATGCTGGAGTTCGCCTACA GGTACGTCACTACTATACTGGAAGATGCAAAAATTTACTCAAGCCACGCAAAGAAATCCAGTGTGGATGCAGATGACGTAAGGCTGGCAATCCAGTGTCGGACAGACCAGTCATTTACCTCTCCCCCTCCGAGAGAC TTCTTGTTAGATATTGCAAGGCAGAAAAACCAGACGCCACTGCCATTGATAAAGCCTTATTCGGGGCCCAGGCTCCCACCTGACAGATACTGCTTGACGGCTCCCAACTACAGGCTGAAATCCCTGCAGAAGAAG CAGGTCTCTTCCTCTGCGGGAAGAATAACTGTCCCTCGTCTGAGCGTCGGTGCGGTGAGCAGTAGGCCCAGCACTCCGACCTTAG GGACACCTTCGGCACAAACAGTGTCCGTCTCGGCAAAGGTCGGCACTCCCGTGTCGCTGAGCGGGCAGCGCTTCACTGTGCAGATCCCGTCTTCCCAGGCAACAGTCAAGTCAG ccacACCAACTACTCCAACTGTTCAGAATGTTCTAATTAATCCTTCGTTAATTGGACCAAAGAACATCCTCATCACTACAAACATGGTGTCATCACAGACAACGGCTAGTGAGTCAAACCCCTTGAAAAGGAAGCACGAAGACGACGATGACTATGACAACTTGTAA